From the Candidatus Zixiibacteriota bacterium genome, one window contains:
- a CDS encoding YdhR family protein: protein MATILFVRVKSELDEKELERRLLERKPQFHDIPGLAQKVYGKDETTGEMCGIYFFETKEALAKFRESELAQTIPTAYEATEIRREVYEVLYPLRPDRGPLTDWNE from the coding sequence ATGGCTACCATTCTGTTTGTTCGAGTAAAATCAGAGCTTGACGAAAAAGAACTTGAACGTCGACTACTGGAACGCAAACCACAATTCCACGACATCCCTGGACTGGCACAAAAAGTCTATGGCAAAGATGAAACCACTGGCGAGATGTGTGGAATCTACTTCTTTGAGACAAAAGAGGCGTTGGCCAAATTCCGTGAATCTGAACTGGCGCAAACGATACCCACCGCCTACGAAGCCACAGAAATTCGCCGAGAGGTCTATGAGGTGCTCTATCCCTTACGACCGGATCGCGGGCCGTTAACTGATTGGAACGAGTAA
- a CDS encoding SRPBCC domain-containing protein, translating into MAELNLGIDIKASVEKVYLALTDPRALTNWFAEHTDVSIEDSRYDFWGRSTPDNPSREQGCHRLIRVIPEKLLEFEWRLRDIDSIVQYELHTSSPGCVLTMYHRDFPQSRPNQSSIGDFWSHALEGLRHWLERGRAYQLLDYSQVQKGDVRVSVEIDAVPSMVFRALTDATQMERWIGSKGAIDPKPGGKIDFGWGMGPIKILEIVPDAKLAYSWQWEGEPETIATWTLGGSGGKTRVTIVQSGFAPDRDNEDYFIGWSKFAARLKTMLEEGPDWSRAKVYANEERTEATTTTIDPIPSRDKGE; encoded by the coding sequence ATGGCTGAACTGAATCTTGGAATCGATATCAAGGCCTCAGTTGAAAAGGTCTACCTGGCGCTGACCGATCCGAGGGCTTTGACGAACTGGTTTGCCGAGCACACCGACGTCTCAATAGAGGATAGCCGTTATGATTTCTGGGGTCGGTCCACGCCGGATAACCCGAGTCGTGAACAGGGCTGTCACAGACTGATTCGTGTGATTCCAGAGAAACTGCTCGAGTTTGAGTGGCGTTTGCGTGACATCGACTCGATCGTCCAATACGAGTTACATACCAGTTCTCCAGGCTGTGTGCTGACGATGTATCATCGTGACTTCCCCCAGTCCAGACCCAACCAGAGCAGCATAGGAGACTTCTGGTCGCACGCGCTGGAAGGATTACGACACTGGCTGGAGAGAGGCCGAGCCTATCAACTTCTCGATTATTCGCAGGTTCAAAAGGGCGACGTTCGTGTCTCTGTCGAAATCGACGCGGTACCGTCAATGGTGTTCCGCGCGCTCACCGATGCGACTCAGATGGAGCGCTGGATAGGTAGCAAAGGCGCAATCGATCCCAAACCCGGCGGCAAAATCGACTTTGGCTGGGGAATGGGACCGATCAAGATACTGGAGATTGTACCCGACGCGAAGCTCGCCTACTCTTGGCAATGGGAAGGTGAGCCGGAGACAATCGCAACCTGGACTCTCGGCGGATCGGGTGGAAAGACGCGCGTGACGATTGTCCAAAGTGGATTTGCTCCCGATCGCGACAACGAAGACTACTTCATCGGGTGGTCCAAGTTTGCAGCACGCCTGAAAACAATGCTCGAAGAGGGACCTGATTGGAGTCGGGCAAAAGTATATGCCAATGAAGAGCGAACAGAAGCCACGACTACAACGATCGATCCAATACCTTCTCGCGATAAAGGAGAGTAA
- a CDS encoding helix-turn-helix domain-containing protein has protein sequence MMQEVHFIEQAEEASEVLKPARIEILSRLSRPRTCPELAKELGMTTQKVNYHMKVLKLAGLVHLVDERRKRGTMEGVYQAVAKSFWFSPRLVTQLGDRARTRDQASLAYLMQLAEDLQVDIGHMIEREGSALTPSLGVNAQIQLSDENDRARFLNEIKEIFSHLAQKYGGSVESTHNDDDSYRLMLACYSPLKEKEGDQNKENENG, from the coding sequence ATGATGCAAGAAGTTCATTTCATAGAGCAGGCTGAAGAGGCCTCGGAAGTTCTTAAGCCGGCCAGAATCGAAATCTTGTCGCGACTTTCTCGGCCGAGAACCTGTCCGGAACTGGCCAAGGAACTTGGAATGACCACCCAAAAAGTGAACTACCACATGAAAGTACTCAAGCTGGCAGGGTTGGTGCACCTGGTGGATGAACGGCGCAAAAGAGGGACGATGGAGGGAGTCTATCAAGCGGTAGCGAAATCTTTCTGGTTCTCTCCGCGGCTGGTCACCCAACTGGGTGATCGTGCACGAACAAGGGACCAGGCTAGCCTTGCCTATCTCATGCAGCTCGCTGAGGATTTGCAGGTTGATATCGGCCACATGATCGAGCGGGAAGGATCGGCGTTGACGCCTTCGCTTGGGGTAAACGCGCAAATACAGTTGAGTGACGAGAATGACCGGGCCCGGTTTCTGAATGAGATCAAAGAGATCTTCTCACATCTGGCTCAGAAGTACGGTGGCTCAGTTGAGAGTACGCACAACGATGATGACAGCTATCGTCTAATGCTTGCCTGTTACTCGCCCTTAAAAGAAAAAGAAGGTGATCAGAATAAGGAGAATGAAAATGGCTGA
- a CDS encoding SRPBCC domain-containing protein — MSENKKLQLPEGIYKIEKSIFIAAPREKVFEAITDSEHWNKYFTTGMELDPRPGGVCNFKWKNWGPDLDNHESPGHVLEIDPPRRFAFEWGRPGEKTTAQLDLKTKHDGTVLSLFEDGYLETAEGLKSILECSAHWGELLALIKFYVEDGITYRSPEVGVAN, encoded by the coding sequence ATGTCTGAAAATAAGAAACTGCAATTGCCGGAGGGCATATATAAGATCGAGAAGAGCATATTCATTGCCGCTCCCAGAGAGAAAGTGTTTGAAGCCATTACTGACTCCGAACATTGGAACAAGTACTTTACCACCGGGATGGAGCTCGATCCCAGGCCCGGGGGAGTGTGTAACTTCAAATGGAAAAACTGGGGGCCCGACCTGGACAATCATGAATCACCGGGCCACGTGCTGGAGATTGATCCACCACGGCGGTTTGCCTTTGAGTGGGGACGTCCGGGTGAGAAGACAACAGCGCAATTGGACCTTAAAACAAAACACGATGGCACGGTGCTATCGCTTTTTGAAGACGGATACCTGGAAACCGCTGAAGGTCTCAAGTCCATCTTGGAATGCTCCGCGCACTGGGGGGAACTTCTTGCGCTCATAAAATTCTACGTAGAGGATGGCATAACCTACCGGTCGCCTGAAGTCGGAGTTGCGAATTGA
- a CDS encoding SRPBCC domain-containing protein: MKEIYHCLHISAHLQEIYSALTDKEGLAGWWTKDVDVEGTPGSVSTFRFASGAFNQMKIVLLEPTRVCWECVDGHTEWIGTHVLFELSQDDEGVRVCFSHYGFREQTEYVGACSFHWAYYLTSLQKYCETGQGTPNEGA; the protein is encoded by the coding sequence TTGAAGGAGATTTACCATTGCTTGCACATAAGTGCGCACCTGCAAGAAATCTATTCGGCGCTAACCGACAAGGAGGGACTGGCCGGCTGGTGGACTAAAGACGTCGATGTAGAGGGAACGCCCGGCAGTGTATCAACATTCCGTTTCGCATCCGGTGCTTTCAACCAAATGAAGATAGTACTGCTTGAACCGACCAGGGTTTGTTGGGAATGTGTTGATGGCCACACCGAGTGGATCGGAACTCATGTTTTGTTTGAGCTGAGCCAGGATGATGAGGGTGTTAGAGTATGCTTTTCTCATTACGGTTTCAGAGAACAGACCGAATATGTTGGGGCATGCAGCTTTCACTGGGCGTACTACCTGACGAGTCTTCAAAAGTACTGCGAAACCGGCCAGGGAACACCAAACGAGGGAGCATAG
- a CDS encoding PorT family protein: MKSNKTARVCTVTRSFNTLLVLMTTVLFTIVPLHAKTMIDKGVKAGINFSNMSGHIGRGADASPKVGTLFGGFLTLHLHQKLAIQAELLVSTKGFRREVGMQVFGGRIDFIETAKLTYLEIPILLQLPFPGNKAVRPSLFVGPSLGIGLTGRNQGSYTVSGNTSLSSGSFDGHLGNLKRLDFSIVVGGALGFGARRFTIDVRYAAGLNGVLGTTGEMYSVPRGEIPLFDLEKEQALDLRNNTFSISVGLPLGRR; the protein is encoded by the coding sequence TTGAAGTCGAACAAGACAGCGAGAGTTTGCACAGTTACGCGTTCCTTCAACACCCTGTTGGTATTGATGACAACCGTGCTGTTTACGATTGTCCCCTTACATGCAAAAACGATGATCGACAAAGGCGTAAAGGCGGGTATCAACTTCTCCAATATGTCCGGACACATTGGTCGGGGAGCCGACGCGAGTCCGAAGGTGGGAACTCTCTTCGGAGGTTTCTTGACCCTGCACCTCCACCAAAAACTGGCCATTCAGGCGGAACTGCTGGTCAGCACCAAGGGCTTTCGCAGAGAAGTAGGCATGCAGGTTTTCGGCGGAAGAATTGATTTTATCGAAACGGCCAAACTGACCTACCTGGAAATCCCGATACTCCTGCAGTTGCCTTTTCCCGGTAATAAGGCTGTTCGGCCGAGCCTGTTCGTCGGCCCATCGCTGGGCATTGGTCTCACCGGCAGGAACCAAGGCAGCTATACCGTATCGGGCAACACATCATTGAGTAGCGGCTCATTCGACGGCCACCTCGGCAATCTGAAGAGACTGGATTTCTCAATAGTTGTAGGCGGCGCCCTCGGTTTTGGCGCCCGGCGTTTTACGATAGATGTCCGGTATGCCGCCGGCCTCAACGGCGTGCTGGGGACAACCGGCGAGATGTACTCAGTCCCACGAGGCGAGATTCCGCTTTTTGACCTGGAGAAAGAGCAAGCGTTAGACCTGCGGAATAACACGTTTTCGATTTCGGTAGGACTTCCGCTCGGAAGACGGTAG
- a CDS encoding SRPBCC domain-containing protein: MTELLDCKIKQRTFIAASPEKVYDTITSAKSWDEFFTTGMELDPQPGGVCSFSWKDWGPDHYTLKVPGKVIEANRPELFVFRWGSEGRETTIRIELTIADKGTVVTLSEDGYKDTPKGRAMILECASGWGEAMTLLKFYMEHGIVYNSAINTASI; the protein is encoded by the coding sequence ATGACGGAACTACTTGACTGCAAAATCAAACAGAGAACTTTCATCGCCGCTTCACCCGAAAAGGTGTACGACACTATTACGAGCGCCAAGAGTTGGGATGAGTTCTTTACGACCGGTATGGAGTTGGACCCTCAGCCGGGCGGAGTCTGTTCATTCAGTTGGAAGGACTGGGGTCCCGACCACTACACTTTGAAAGTCCCCGGCAAGGTGATCGAAGCGAACCGGCCGGAGCTCTTTGTCTTTCGGTGGGGGAGCGAAGGAAGAGAAACCACGATCCGCATCGAGCTGACAATCGCGGACAAAGGAACAGTAGTCACGCTCTCCGAGGATGGTTACAAAGACACACCGAAAGGCCGCGCTATGATACTGGAGTGTGCTTCCGGATGGGGCGAAGCCATGACCCTCTTGAAATTCTATATGGAGCACGGTATCGTTTACAACAGTGCGATTAACACCGCAAGTATCTGA